The proteins below are encoded in one region of Nocardioides marmorisolisilvae:
- a CDS encoding IS701 family transposase, whose protein sequence is MSEVEEWAAGLAEVHARIAPRFARSEPRERVLAYVRGLLAPLEKKNSWTLAESAGEAIPDGMQRLLAYADWDADAVRDDVRDYVVEHLAPAPGDPAGVLVVDETGFLKKGTKSAGVARMYSGTAGRIENCQIGVFLGYATGPGQGSARTFLDRELYLPKAWAEDAARRAEAHIGDEVEFATKPELAMRMIGRAIDAGVPAGWVTGDEVYGQHYRLRAMLEERQMPYVMAVPVNQRVIAAVDDGDGPKVRELRADALAAMLPAQAWKKISAGRGAKGPRLYHWARAPIRPLEDSPSYWLLARRSLTDPDDVAYYLCFGPERTPLRELVRVAGARWAIEETFQTAKGQVGLDQYQVRRYDSWYRHITLAMLAHAFLTITTAQTNTAAGGGKRGTSGRSRN, encoded by the coding sequence GTGTCTGAGGTCGAGGAGTGGGCGGCGGGGCTTGCGGAGGTGCATGCCCGGATCGCGCCGCGGTTCGCGCGCTCGGAGCCGCGTGAGCGGGTGTTGGCCTATGTGCGGGGGTTGTTGGCGCCGTTGGAGAAGAAGAACTCCTGGACGCTGGCCGAGTCTGCAGGTGAGGCGATCCCCGACGGGATGCAGCGATTGTTGGCCTATGCCGATTGGGACGCCGACGCGGTGCGCGACGATGTGCGTGACTACGTGGTCGAGCACCTCGCCCCTGCGCCTGGCGACCCTGCTGGGGTGCTGGTGGTTGATGAGACTGGCTTCTTGAAGAAGGGCACGAAGTCCGCGGGGGTGGCGCGGATGTACTCCGGCACTGCGGGACGAATCGAGAACTGCCAGATCGGCGTCTTCCTCGGCTATGCCACTGGTCCTGGCCAGGGATCCGCACGGACGTTCTTGGACCGTGAGCTCTACCTGCCCAAGGCCTGGGCCGAGGATGCTGCCCGACGCGCTGAGGCGCATATCGGGGACGAGGTGGAGTTCGCGACCAAGCCGGAGCTGGCGATGCGGATGATCGGGCGCGCGATCGACGCCGGGGTGCCGGCTGGGTGGGTCACCGGCGATGAGGTCTATGGCCAGCACTACCGATTGCGCGCGATGCTTGAAGAACGTCAGATGCCTTACGTGATGGCGGTTCCGGTGAACCAGCGCGTCATCGCCGCCGTCGACGACGGTGACGGACCGAAAGTGCGTGAACTGCGCGCCGATGCGCTGGCCGCGATGCTTCCCGCCCAGGCGTGGAAGAAGATCTCCGCCGGGCGCGGCGCCAAGGGTCCGCGCCTGTATCACTGGGCCCGGGCGCCGATCCGCCCCCTGGAGGACAGCCCCAGCTACTGGTTGCTGGCCCGCCGCAGCCTGACCGACCCCGATGATGTCGCCTACTACCTGTGCTTCGGGCCCGAACGCACCCCATTGCGTGAACTGGTCCGGGTGGCCGGTGCCCGCTGGGCGATCGAGGAGACGTTCCAAACAGCCAAGGGCCAAGTCGGCCTCGACCAGTACCAGGTACGCCGCTACGACTCCTGGTATCGGCACATCACCTTGGCGATGCTCGCGCACGCCTTCTTGACCATCACCACCGCCCAGACCAACACCGCCGCCGGCGGCGGAAAAAGGGGGACCTCCGGCCGGTCGAGGAACTGA
- a CDS encoding serine hydrolase domain-containing protein, whose protein sequence is MAPGSADHDLPVHGSCDPAFEPLRELLARNLATGSDIGASLAVVRDGETVVDLWGGRARDDQEWQHDTIVQVWSVTKVMAALTTLILADRGEIDLDAPVSSYWTDFRDSRVLVRHLLGHTSGMAGWTETLDMDGLLDLERSEKMLAEQEPWWEPGTVSGYHMICYGHLLDGLVRGATGRTLSEQFRDLVAGPLGADFHLGVPEADLGRCADLVPPPPGGIDFSALPPDNLLLRTLVNPVLDIGGFCNTAPWRRVSIAGANGHGNARSMARIQSVVSHGGEIDGVRLLSPSMVERIFDVQADGTDLVLMVPVRFGTGYALSQPASAPAVPEGRVCWWTGYGGAIVVNDLDRKVTVAYAMNKLDQHFTSSPRTDEYLRTAFGCVEAS, encoded by the coding sequence ATGGCACCCGGATCCGCTGACCACGATCTTCCCGTCCACGGCAGCTGCGATCCGGCGTTCGAGCCGCTGCGCGAGCTCCTCGCCCGCAACCTCGCCACCGGCAGCGACATCGGCGCCTCGCTCGCCGTGGTCCGCGACGGCGAGACCGTCGTCGACCTGTGGGGCGGCCGGGCCCGGGACGACCAGGAGTGGCAGCACGACACCATCGTGCAGGTCTGGTCCGTCACCAAGGTGATGGCGGCGCTGACCACGCTGATCCTGGCCGACCGTGGCGAGATCGACCTCGACGCGCCGGTCTCGTCGTACTGGACCGACTTCCGCGACTCCCGGGTCCTGGTGCGGCACCTGCTCGGGCACACCTCAGGGATGGCCGGCTGGACCGAGACCCTGGACATGGACGGCCTGCTCGACCTCGAGCGCAGCGAGAAGATGCTTGCCGAGCAGGAGCCGTGGTGGGAGCCGGGCACGGTTTCGGGATATCACATGATCTGCTACGGCCACCTGCTCGACGGGCTGGTGCGCGGCGCGACGGGGCGAACCCTCTCCGAGCAGTTCCGCGATCTGGTGGCCGGTCCGCTCGGCGCCGATTTCCACCTGGGAGTCCCGGAGGCCGACCTGGGGCGCTGCGCCGACCTGGTCCCCCCGCCACCGGGAGGGATCGACTTCTCGGCGCTGCCACCGGACAACCTGCTGCTGCGCACGCTGGTCAACCCCGTGCTCGACATCGGCGGCTTCTGCAACACCGCGCCGTGGCGCCGGGTCTCGATCGCCGGTGCCAACGGTCACGGCAACGCGCGGTCGATGGCACGCATCCAGTCCGTGGTCTCCCACGGCGGTGAGATCGACGGCGTCCGCCTGCTCTCGCCGTCGATGGTCGAGCGGATCTTCGACGTGCAGGCCGACGGCACCGACCTGGTGCTGATGGTGCCGGTCCGGTTCGGCACCGGCTACGCGCTGTCGCAGCCCGCATCGGCCCCCGCCGTACCGGAGGGCCGGGTGTGCTGGTGGACGGGGTACGGCGGCGCCATCGTGGTCAACGACCTCGACCGCAAGGTGACCGTGGCCTATGCGATGAACAAGCTCGACCAGCACTTCACCTCCTCGCCGCGCACCGACGAATACCTGCGCACCGCCTTCGGCTGCGTGGAGGCGTCGTGA
- a CDS encoding flavin-containing monooxygenase: MNAPLVCLIGAGCSGITTAKRLKEYDVAYDQFELSDDVGGNWYYGNPNGRSSVYQSLHIDTSTTRLQFEDFPAPEEWPDFPHHSLVHEYFRDYTDHFGLRDHISFGTGVEHAVRRPDATWDVTLSTGETRHYADLVVANGHHWSPRLPDYPGHFDGMLMHSHDYLSPFEPVDLRGKTVIVVGMGNSAMDIASELSSAWMAEKLYVSARRGVWVLPKYRNGQPADKVMAPPDIPREEGLKASRALIRELVGNMADYGLPEPDHEPLSAHPSVSADFLTKAGSGDIHMLPAIARLDGRTVHLVDGDEVQADVIICATGYRMEFPFFDPGEVDLHPDAEHRYPLFKRMIKPGVEHLFFMGLAQSSPTIVNLAEQQSKLLAKLLVGDYVLPSVEEQEQIMRADEADHLGQYYAVPRHTIQIDFGRYCLDLHQEIAAGEERARAMSVAQ, encoded by the coding sequence GTGAACGCTCCGCTCGTGTGCCTGATCGGCGCCGGCTGCTCGGGCATCACCACCGCCAAGCGGTTGAAGGAGTACGACGTCGCCTACGACCAGTTCGAGCTGTCCGACGACGTGGGCGGCAACTGGTACTACGGCAACCCCAACGGGCGCTCGTCGGTCTACCAGTCGCTGCACATCGACACCTCGACCACCCGGCTGCAGTTCGAGGACTTCCCGGCGCCCGAGGAGTGGCCGGACTTTCCCCACCACAGCCTGGTGCACGAGTACTTCCGGGACTACACCGACCACTTCGGGCTGCGTGACCACATCAGCTTCGGCACCGGTGTCGAGCACGCCGTACGACGGCCCGACGCGACCTGGGACGTCACCCTCTCCACCGGAGAGACCCGGCACTACGCCGACCTGGTGGTCGCGAACGGGCACCACTGGAGCCCGCGCCTGCCCGACTACCCCGGCCACTTCGACGGCATGCTCATGCACAGCCACGACTACCTGTCCCCGTTCGAGCCGGTCGACCTGCGCGGCAAGACCGTGATCGTCGTGGGGATGGGCAACTCCGCGATGGACATCGCCAGCGAGCTCTCCTCGGCCTGGATGGCCGAGAAGCTCTACGTCTCGGCGCGGCGCGGCGTCTGGGTGCTGCCGAAGTATCGCAACGGTCAGCCTGCCGACAAGGTGATGGCGCCGCCGGACATCCCTCGCGAGGAGGGCCTGAAGGCCTCGCGAGCGCTGATCCGTGAGCTGGTCGGCAACATGGCCGACTACGGTCTGCCCGAGCCCGACCACGAGCCGCTCTCCGCGCATCCGTCGGTCAGCGCCGACTTCCTGACCAAGGCGGGCTCCGGCGACATCCACATGCTCCCGGCGATCGCCCGGCTCGACGGTCGCACCGTGCATCTGGTCGACGGCGACGAGGTCCAGGCGGACGTGATCATCTGCGCGACCGGCTATCGGATGGAGTTCCCGTTCTTCGACCCCGGCGAGGTCGACCTCCACCCCGACGCCGAGCACCGCTACCCGCTGTTCAAGCGGATGATCAAGCCGGGCGTCGAGCACCTCTTCTTCATGGGTCTGGCCCAGTCGTCCCCCACGATCGTCAACCTCGCCGAGCAGCAGTCCAAGCTGCTGGCCAAGCTGCTCGTCGGCGACTACGTGTTGCCGTCGGTCGAGGAGCAGGAGCAGATCATGCGCGCCGACGAGGCCGACCACCTCGGGCAGTATTACGCGGTCCCGCGGCACACCATCCAGATCGACTTCGGCCGCTATTGCCTGGACCTGCACCAGGAGATCGCCGCCGGGGAGGAACGCGCCAGGGCGATGTCAGTCGCCCAGTAG
- a CDS encoding thioredoxin domain-containing protein, with protein sequence MIHVPLVGVTELANRLASATSPYLLQHAANPVDWWEWGPDAFAEAKRRDTPILLSVGYAACHWCHVMAHESFEDNATAAYLNEHFVAIKVDREERPDVDAVYMQATVAMTGNGGWPMTCVLDHDGTPFFAGTYFPDQPRHGQPSFRQLLEAITDAWTNRRDEVRSSGDKIRDFLRKEASLQSGAFDEDLLAGAVDTLAREFDATNGGFGGAPKFPPSMVLAFLQRHLARTGPSSRSGAEAKDMIDKTCTAMARGGMYDQLGGGFARYSVDARWVVPHFEKMLYDNAQLLGVYADWYAVSGDDLARRVVEETADFLLTELLTDQGGLASALDADSDGAEGTFYIWTPGELVDVLGGDDGRWVAELLGATEPGTFEHGRSTLQLRADPAATELSRWFTLRDRLARARSRRTRPARDDKVVAAWNGLAISGLVRAGLVLENHGLIEAAERAADLLWRLHWVDGRLRRVSRDGTVGEPQGVLEDYACVADGFLALLEATADQRWLERAGALLDVALEHFAADDGGFFDTADDAEALVARPRDPSDNASPSGHSAMVRALARYAALTGSARHRAAAERALGAVRALAERAPRFAGWSLAAAEEMLDGPAELVVVTEDGEGDPLARIARNTIGAVSLVVHPDAVDPTIPLLEGRTLVDGRAAAYVCRNLVCQRPVTEPDELRGLLGD encoded by the coding sequence GTGATACACGTGCCACTGGTAGGAGTGACAGAATTGGCCAATCGACTGGCCTCCGCGACGAGCCCATATTTGCTCCAACATGCAGCTAATCCGGTGGATTGGTGGGAGTGGGGGCCTGACGCGTTCGCCGAGGCGAAGCGTCGGGATACACCGATTCTCCTGTCCGTCGGGTACGCCGCCTGCCACTGGTGCCACGTCATGGCGCACGAGTCGTTCGAGGACAACGCGACCGCGGCCTACCTCAACGAGCACTTCGTGGCCATCAAGGTCGACCGCGAGGAGCGGCCCGACGTGGACGCGGTCTACATGCAGGCGACCGTCGCGATGACCGGCAACGGCGGCTGGCCGATGACCTGTGTGCTCGACCACGACGGCACCCCGTTCTTCGCGGGCACCTACTTCCCCGACCAGCCGCGACACGGCCAGCCGAGCTTCCGTCAGCTGCTCGAGGCGATCACCGACGCCTGGACCAACCGCCGCGACGAGGTGCGGTCCAGCGGGGACAAGATCCGCGACTTCCTTCGCAAGGAGGCGTCGCTGCAGTCTGGCGCGTTCGACGAGGACCTGCTCGCCGGCGCGGTGGACACGCTGGCTCGCGAGTTCGACGCGACGAACGGTGGCTTTGGCGGCGCGCCCAAGTTCCCGCCGAGCATGGTGCTGGCGTTCCTGCAGCGGCACCTGGCGCGCACCGGACCTTCGTCGCGCTCAGGAGCCGAAGCGAAGGACATGATCGACAAGACCTGCACCGCGATGGCCCGCGGCGGGATGTACGACCAGCTCGGCGGTGGGTTCGCTCGCTACTCCGTCGACGCGCGCTGGGTGGTGCCGCACTTCGAGAAGATGCTCTATGACAACGCCCAGCTGCTCGGTGTGTACGCCGACTGGTACGCCGTCTCCGGCGACGACCTCGCCCGGCGGGTCGTGGAGGAGACCGCCGACTTCCTGCTGACCGAGCTGCTCACCGACCAGGGCGGCCTCGCCTCGGCGCTGGACGCGGACTCCGACGGCGCCGAGGGCACCTTCTACATCTGGACGCCCGGCGAGCTCGTTGACGTGCTGGGCGGGGACGACGGTCGCTGGGTCGCCGAGCTGCTCGGCGCCACGGAGCCCGGGACCTTCGAGCACGGGAGGTCGACCCTGCAGCTGCGCGCCGATCCGGCTGCGACCGAGCTCTCTCGTTGGTTCACCCTGAGGGACAGGCTCGCCCGTGCCCGCAGTCGGCGCACCCGGCCAGCCCGCGACGACAAGGTCGTCGCAGCCTGGAACGGGCTGGCCATCTCCGGCCTGGTGCGCGCCGGGCTCGTGCTGGAGAACCACGGTCTGATCGAGGCCGCCGAACGGGCCGCGGATCTGCTCTGGCGGCTGCACTGGGTCGATGGCCGGCTGCGCAGGGTCTCGCGGGACGGGACGGTGGGGGAGCCACAGGGTGTGCTCGAGGACTATGCGTGCGTCGCCGACGGCTTCCTCGCCCTGCTCGAGGCGACCGCCGACCAGCGATGGCTCGAGCGGGCCGGTGCGCTGCTCGACGTCGCTCTGGAGCACTTCGCTGCCGATGACGGCGGCTTCTTCGACACCGCCGACGACGCCGAGGCGCTCGTCGCGCGTCCGCGCGATCCGTCCGACAACGCGAGTCCGAGCGGTCACTCGGCGATGGTGCGTGCGCTGGCGAGGTACGCCGCACTCACCGGCTCGGCCCGGCACCGCGCTGCGGCGGAGCGGGCCCTGGGTGCGGTCCGGGCCCTCGCCGAGCGGGCTCCGAGGTTCGCCGGGTGGTCGCTGGCCGCCGCCGAGGAGATGCTCGACGGGCCGGCCGAGCTCGTCGTGGTCACCGAGGACGGCGAGGGCGACCCGCTGGCCCGGATCGCCCGCAACACGATCGGCGCAGTCAGCCTCGTCGTACACCCCGACGCGGTCGACCCGACGATCCCGCTGCTCGAGGGCCGCACGCTGGTGGACGGCCGCGCAGCGGCGTATGTGTGTCGCAACCTGGTCTGTCAGCGCCCGGTCACCGAGCCGGACGAGCTGCGCGGGCTACTGGGCGACTGA
- a CDS encoding SIR2 family protein, translating into MAELIAARLEGIVDFDGVKRYDLLAVADTVAAQPFGAKLLCETALEVADFVNAPYNYAHEVAAMLLCEGAATILETNYDDCIERAAQPERPPVARNADELLNGPSGPLLKAHGCATLRTTMLLTTAQLASVDLWASATVTARLAQDTVVFVGIGSVADYGLS; encoded by the coding sequence TTGGCTGAGCTGATTGCAGCCAGGTTGGAGGGCATAGTCGACTTTGACGGAGTCAAGCGGTACGACCTGCTCGCGGTCGCCGACACGGTCGCGGCGCAACCTTTCGGAGCAAAGTTGCTCTGCGAGACTGCGCTCGAGGTCGCGGATTTCGTGAACGCGCCATACAACTATGCACACGAAGTAGCTGCGATGCTCCTGTGTGAGGGCGCCGCGACCATCCTCGAAACCAATTACGACGATTGCATCGAGCGGGCTGCGCAGCCGGAGCGACCGCCAGTCGCCCGGAATGCGGACGAGCTCCTGAATGGGCCATCAGGGCCACTGCTCAAGGCGCACGGATGCGCCACATTGCGAACCACGATGCTGTTGACAACAGCGCAGTTGGCGAGCGTCGACCTCTGGGCGAGCGCTACCGTGACCGCGCGGCTCGCCCAAGACACGGTGGTCTTTGTCGGAATCGGCAGTGTTGCAGATTACGGGCTCTCCTGA
- a CDS encoding ISL3 family transposase — protein sequence MRDVSLWRGVFGVEKTVIERVEFDEDDQVLVAYVRPTKRQRGRCGRCRRRCPGYDAGAGRRRWRALDLGTMVAMVEADAPRVTCRAHGVVVAHVPWARHDAGHTLSFDDQVAWLATQASKSCVVELMRIAWRTVGSIISRVWADIETQHDRFAGLRRIGIDEISYKRGHKYLMVVVDHDQRRLVWAAPGRNSATVAEFFDLLGEERCKLITHVSADGADFIDTIVAGRCPNAVRVADPFHIVKWATEALDEVRREAWNDARKQARTEPKRPRGRPRADAPPRPGSERAKSLKGARYSLWKNPEDLTENQQTKLAWIAATDPRLYRAYLLKEGLRLVFRLPHAAAAEALDRWISWARRCRIPAFVKLQKSIVKHRSRILAAIEHNLSNGLIESTNTKIRLLTRMAFGFHSAEALIALAMLTLGGHRPALPGRN from the coding sequence GTGCGTGATGTCAGCCTATGGCGGGGCGTGTTCGGGGTCGAGAAGACGGTGATCGAGCGGGTCGAGTTCGACGAGGACGACCAGGTGCTGGTCGCCTACGTGCGGCCGACCAAGCGGCAGCGTGGCCGCTGCGGGCGTTGTCGGCGACGCTGTCCGGGTTATGACGCCGGTGCGGGCAGGAGGCGTTGGCGGGCGCTGGACCTGGGCACGATGGTCGCGATGGTCGAGGCTGACGCGCCGCGGGTGACCTGCCGGGCCCATGGCGTGGTGGTCGCCCACGTGCCCTGGGCCCGCCACGACGCCGGCCACACGCTGAGCTTCGATGATCAGGTGGCATGGCTGGCCACCCAGGCCTCGAAGTCATGCGTGGTCGAGCTGATGCGGATCGCCTGGCGCACCGTGGGTTCGATCATCTCCCGGGTCTGGGCCGACATCGAGACCCAGCACGACCGCTTCGCCGGGCTGCGGCGCATCGGGATCGACGAGATCAGCTACAAGCGCGGGCACAAGTACTTGATGGTCGTCGTCGACCACGACCAGCGGCGACTGGTCTGGGCCGCACCGGGACGCAACAGCGCCACCGTCGCTGAGTTCTTCGATCTCCTCGGCGAAGAACGCTGCAAGCTGATCACCCACGTCTCGGCTGATGGGGCCGACTTCATCGACACCATCGTCGCCGGGCGGTGCCCGAACGCGGTCCGGGTGGCCGATCCGTTCCACATCGTCAAATGGGCGACCGAGGCGCTCGATGAGGTCCGGCGTGAGGCGTGGAACGACGCCCGCAAGCAGGCCAGAACCGAACCCAAGCGGCCGCGTGGACGTCCTCGCGCCGACGCACCGCCGCGACCGGGCAGCGAACGGGCCAAGTCGTTGAAGGGAGCCCGCTACTCGTTGTGGAAGAACCCCGAAGATCTCACCGAGAACCAGCAGACCAAGCTGGCTTGGATCGCGGCCACCGATCCGCGGTTGTATCGCGCCTATCTGCTCAAAGAAGGCCTGCGGCTGGTCTTCCGACTACCCCACGCGGCAGCCGCCGAGGCCCTGGACCGGTGGATCAGCTGGGCGCGACGCTGCCGGATCCCGGCGTTCGTGAAACTGCAGAAGAGCATCGTCAAGCACCGTTCCCGGATCCTCGCCGCGATCGAGCACAACCTGTCCAACGGGCTGATCGAGTCGACCAACACCAAGATCCGGCTGCTGACCAGGATGGCGTTCGGGTTCCACTCCGCCGAGGCATTGATCGCGCTGGCGATGCTCACCCTCGGCGGGCACCGACCCGCCCTCCCGGGCCGCAACTAA